From Bacillus sp. Bos-x628, the proteins below share one genomic window:
- a CDS encoding PTS mannitol transporter subunit IICB: MQDKNGFRVKVQRFGSYLSGMIMPNIGAFIAWGLITALFIPSGYIPNEQLNTLVGPMINYLLPLLIGYTGGKLVYDHRGGVLGATATIGVIVGSDIPMFLGAMIMGPLGGYLIKKIDQLFKDRIKSGFEMLVNNFTAGILGAILVVIAFYGIGPVVLGLNKVLAAGVDVIVNAHLLPLASIFIEPAKVLFLNNAINQGILSPLGVEQAAKTGQSILFLLETNPGPGLGVLLAYMFFGRGNAKQSAPGAIIIQFLGGIHEIYFPYILMKPKLILAVIAGGASGVLTFTLLNAGLKAVPSPGSIIALMVMSPKGGHLAVLAGVIVAATVSFLVAAVILKSSKAEEEDLTAATEKMQDMKGKKSAAAAALTAQKKEAEANEQAGEQSDVKAEEVNKIIFACDAGMGSSAMGASILKNKVKKAGLDIDVTNTSISNIPDDADVVFTHKDLTDRAKAKLPGAVHISVDNFLNSPKYDELIEKLKK, from the coding sequence ATGCAGGATAAAAACGGTTTCCGCGTAAAAGTACAGCGCTTTGGAAGCTATTTAAGCGGTATGATTATGCCGAATATTGGTGCGTTTATCGCTTGGGGACTGATTACAGCTTTGTTCATTCCAAGTGGCTACATTCCGAATGAACAATTAAATACTTTGGTTGGACCAATGATCAACTATTTACTGCCATTATTAATCGGTTACACAGGCGGTAAGCTCGTGTATGATCACCGAGGCGGAGTACTCGGTGCAACTGCTACAATTGGGGTTATTGTCGGTTCGGATATTCCAATGTTCTTAGGCGCTATGATCATGGGGCCGCTTGGCGGATATCTTATTAAAAAGATTGATCAACTGTTCAAAGATCGAATCAAGTCAGGCTTTGAAATGCTTGTAAACAACTTTACAGCAGGAATTCTTGGAGCCATCCTTGTCGTCATTGCTTTCTACGGAATTGGTCCAGTGGTACTTGGTCTGAATAAAGTACTTGCCGCTGGTGTGGATGTTATTGTAAATGCACATCTGCTTCCGCTAGCAAGTATCTTCATTGAACCTGCCAAGGTGTTGTTCCTAAACAATGCGATTAATCAAGGAATTTTAAGCCCATTAGGTGTGGAGCAAGCAGCGAAGACAGGTCAGTCGATTCTGTTCTTGCTTGAAACGAACCCAGGGCCAGGTCTAGGTGTGCTACTGGCATATATGTTTTTTGGTAGAGGGAATGCGAAGCAATCTGCACCTGGTGCCATTATCATTCAATTCTTAGGTGGGATTCATGAGATTTACTTTCCGTACATCTTAATGAAGCCAAAGCTCATTTTGGCTGTCATTGCAGGTGGAGCAAGCGGTGTTCTGACCTTTACGTTACTCAATGCAGGCTTAAAGGCTGTGCCATCACCGGGAAGTATTATTGCATTAATGGTCATGTCGCCAAAAGGTGGTCATCTAGCTGTTCTGGCAGGGGTGATTGTAGCAGCCACTGTATCATTCCTAGTCGCTGCTGTTATTTTGAAGTCTTCAAAAGCGGAAGAAGAGGATTTAACAGCTGCAACAGAAAAAATGCAAGACATGAAAGGGAAGAAAAGTGCAGCTGCTGCCGCTTTAACAGCACAAAAGAAAGAAGCTGAAGCAAACGAGCAAGCAGGAGAGCAAAGTGATGTGAAAGCGGAAGAAGTGAACAAAATCATCTTTGCCTGTGATGCGGGGATGGGATCAAGTGCAATGGGCGCTTCCATCTTAAAGAACAAAGTCAAAAAGGCAGGGCTCGATATAGATGTCACCAACACGTCTATCAGCAACATCCCAGATGATGCCGATGTAGTCTTTACACATAAAGATTTAACAGACCGGGCAAAGGCAAAACTGCCAGGAGCGGTTCATATTTCAGTTGATAATTTCTTGAACAGCCCGAAATACGATGAGTTGATAGAGAAATTGAAAAAATAA
- a CDS encoding copper resistance CopC/CopD family protein, producing MLKYSKWLLFLTLMLTFFIPKEAFAHAYVVSSNPAANEELQKQPPVVSITFSEGIESGFHAIKVLNSKGDRVDNGDTVIKDQKMMEASLKKGLPKGIYTIQWNAVSADGHSVSGMIPFSIGKADGGFNQLDQGPSNESIDVASTIDKAFLYTSFSLYLGTILFGLFWFQSKISVPLAKRMKWMMTLSLIMMGGALVFQLPIQTKSAANVSIWKAFQPSLLQETIASTSGGSLWIMLMVSFVLLTIWSIVAMGKGNFTSFRIWLFPLLVFALLLWLKAQIGHPAATDNKILTTSLDFIHLVSASIWVGGLTAIVLLLIKKLPNEDQPLIRSTLSAFHPWALVSVGLIVFSGFVNAIFILQSFDALFQSAYGRTFFIKLGLFIIMGLLGLIHYLMLRWGKEKKRHVSLRAEWIIGMAILFITAAFTNIPSPPPPAPEPFFGANQIEHHDIVSLSITPNAPGKNTFEVAFTKKDGQTITDIQSVTATIHKVALFGEPKPSEFQLKRLKNGHFSAENLLLNEKGTWKIDIHALTGSFENIDTTFIRKN from the coding sequence TTGTTGAAATATAGCAAGTGGCTGCTGTTTCTGACGCTTATGCTCACTTTTTTTATACCGAAGGAAGCATTCGCCCATGCATACGTGGTGAGCTCGAATCCAGCGGCAAATGAAGAGCTTCAGAAACAGCCTCCTGTAGTCTCTATTACATTTAGTGAAGGGATCGAAAGCGGTTTTCATGCCATTAAGGTTCTCAATTCAAAAGGTGATCGTGTTGACAATGGAGATACGGTCATTAAAGACCAAAAAATGATGGAAGCTTCATTAAAAAAAGGCTTACCGAAAGGGATTTACACCATTCAATGGAATGCCGTATCAGCAGATGGACACTCTGTATCAGGGATGATTCCATTTAGTATTGGAAAAGCGGACGGGGGATTTAACCAGTTAGATCAAGGTCCATCCAATGAATCCATTGATGTGGCCTCTACAATTGACAAAGCCTTTCTTTATACGTCGTTTAGTTTATACTTAGGAACGATCTTGTTTGGACTCTTTTGGTTTCAATCGAAGATTTCAGTCCCATTGGCAAAACGAATGAAATGGATGATGACGTTATCACTGATCATGATGGGCGGAGCACTCGTTTTTCAACTGCCCATTCAAACTAAATCTGCCGCAAATGTGTCCATTTGGAAGGCATTTCAGCCGTCTCTTTTACAAGAAACCATTGCTTCTACTTCTGGCGGGAGCCTATGGATAATGTTGATGGTGTCGTTTGTGCTTCTTACCATATGGAGTATCGTGGCAATGGGGAAAGGGAACTTTACCTCTTTTCGGATATGGCTGTTTCCGCTGCTCGTTTTTGCTCTGTTACTTTGGCTGAAAGCACAAATCGGTCATCCAGCAGCTACAGATAATAAAATATTAACAACGTCACTTGATTTCATCCATCTCGTCTCTGCATCCATTTGGGTCGGCGGATTAACTGCCATTGTGCTGCTTTTAATCAAGAAGCTGCCGAATGAAGATCAGCCGCTCATACGCAGTACACTTTCAGCCTTTCATCCGTGGGCGCTGGTCTCAGTCGGGCTCATTGTGTTTTCAGGATTTGTGAATGCCATTTTTATTTTGCAATCGTTTGATGCGCTTTTCCAATCAGCCTATGGACGCACATTTTTCATCAAGCTTGGTTTATTTATCATCATGGGCCTTCTTGGACTGATCCATTACTTGATGCTGAGATGGGGAAAAGAGAAGAAACGACACGTCTCCTTGCGGGCGGAATGGATCATTGGTATGGCCATTTTGTTCATAACGGCTGCGTTTACCAATATTCCTAGTCCTCCTCCGCCTGCACCAGAGCCATTTTTCGGGGCAAATCAGATCGAGCATCATGACATTGTTTCATTGAGCATCACGCCGAATGCACCTGGTAAAAATACGTTTGAAGTTGCATTTACGAAAAAGGACGGACAAACGATCACAGACATTCAATCGGTGACAGCAACCATCCATAAAGTTGCGTTGTTTGGAGAACCTAAACCTAGTGAATTTCAACTGAAACGATTAAAGAATGGACATTTCTCTGCTGAAAATCTCTTATTAAATGAAAAAGGAACTTGGAAAATTGACATCCATGCATTAACAGGTTCCTTTGAAAACATTGATACAACATTTATTAGAAAAAATTAA
- a CDS encoding PTS sugar transporter subunit IIA — MKQVLSKDNIFLNEQVNSKDEAIKKAGEVLVANGYVTSDYVDKMFERENISSTFMGNGIAIPHGTEDAKAAVLHSGISIIQIPNGVEYGDGNVAKVVFGIAGKNNEHLDILSQIAIVCSEEENVERIIHAKDKDELIAIFNEVN; from the coding sequence ATGAAACAAGTACTTTCAAAAGATAATATTTTTCTAAACGAACAAGTAAATTCAAAAGACGAAGCCATTAAAAAAGCAGGGGAAGTCCTAGTGGCAAACGGTTATGTGACAAGCGATTATGTCGACAAAATGTTTGAAAGAGAAAACATCTCTTCTACATTTATGGGTAACGGCATTGCGATTCCTCATGGAACAGAGGATGCCAAAGCCGCAGTCCTTCATTCTGGCATTTCAATTATTCAGATTCCAAATGGCGTTGAATATGGAGATGGAAATGTAGCCAAAGTCGTATTTGGTATCGCTGGAAAAAACAACGAACACCTCGATATTCTTTCTCAAATTGCGATTGTATGTTCAGAAGAAGAAAATGTAGAACGTATCATTCATGCAAAAGATAA
- a CDS encoding NAD(P)H-dependent oxidoreductase — protein sequence MNHLVIFAHPQQSLNQTILDLVVSTLLNNGHQVTVRDLYSLNFQPGITKEEKIAMKTGDVPEAIQLEQMLIKEADVLTFIFPIWWTGLPTILKDYVEHVFSEGFAYRVTEHGIESLLYHKKGVIINTHDAPKNVHDTNSVVTNLHMTTDTEVFQFIGVEPVERLLFGSIDRASADYIHEILQETRETVDQLFPPAV from the coding sequence ATGAATCACCTTGTGATATTTGCTCATCCCCAGCAAAGCTTAAACCAAACCATATTAGACCTTGTTGTCAGCACCCTTTTAAATAATGGTCATCAAGTGACCGTCAGAGATTTATATTCACTCAACTTTCAGCCAGGAATCACCAAAGAAGAAAAGATTGCCATGAAAACAGGTGATGTGCCGGAAGCTATTCAATTAGAACAGATGCTCATCAAAGAAGCGGATGTCCTCACATTTATCTTTCCAATATGGTGGACAGGTCTGCCGACCATTTTAAAAGACTACGTAGAACATGTCTTTTCAGAAGGGTTTGCGTATCGTGTAACAGAGCACGGTATTGAGAGTCTGCTTTATCATAAAAAAGGCGTGATCATTAACACGCATGATGCCCCAAAGAATGTCCATGATACAAACAGTGTCGTCACGAACCTCCATATGACGACTGATACGGAAGTCTTTCAATTTATTGGCGTCGAACCTGTTGAACGCCTTTTATTTGGCAGTATTGATCGAGCATCTGCTGATTACATCCATGAAATTCTTCAAGAGACGAGAGAAACTGTTGATCAACTGTTCCCTCCAGCTGTCTAA
- a CDS encoding DUF1775 domain-containing protein, giving the protein MKKYVKALLPMLVASFLIAIPVSAHVTVKPDTSATNAWETYTLKVPSESDSPTTKVVVTMPKGVEFQQYEPVPGWKTTTEEKNGKVTRVTWEAKGDGILAGQFQQFLFVAKNPDKAGEAKWDAYQYYKDGTVVEWTGDKDADKPHSITNIEATNTVTDSHGQEKPKEEQASKETATSSSSPLVLGLSITGLVVALIALGLALRKK; this is encoded by the coding sequence ATGAAAAAATACGTAAAAGCTTTATTACCGATGCTTGTCGCTTCATTTTTAATTGCCATTCCTGTCAGTGCACACGTAACCGTCAAGCCTGACACATCTGCTACAAATGCTTGGGAGACCTATACGTTAAAAGTACCATCAGAAAGTGACAGCCCGACAACAAAGGTTGTCGTCACAATGCCTAAAGGTGTTGAATTCCAACAATACGAGCCAGTACCTGGCTGGAAAACGACAACCGAAGAGAAAAACGGCAAGGTCACAAGAGTTACTTGGGAAGCAAAGGGTGATGGTATACTTGCCGGTCAGTTCCAGCAATTTTTATTTGTGGCAAAAAACCCTGATAAAGCTGGTGAAGCAAAATGGGATGCGTACCAATATTATAAAGATGGAACGGTCGTTGAATGGACTGGCGATAAAGATGCTGACAAACCGCATTCCATCACAAACATTGAAGCAACCAATACTGTAACGGATTCACATGGTCAAGAAAAACCAAAAGAAGAACAGGCATCAAAGGAAACAGCAACTTCTTCCTCCTCCCCTCTAGTGCTTGGTCTTTCCATCACAGGCCTTGTCGTGGCACTTATTGCCCTTGGACTCGCTTTAAGAAAGAAATAA